The following are from one region of the Escherichia sp. E4742 genome:
- the sufA gene encoding Fe-S cluster assembly scaffold SufA: MDMHSGTFNPQDFAWQGLTLTPAAAAHIRDLVAKQSGMVGVRLGVKQTGCAGFGYVLDSVSEPEKDDLLFERDGAKLYVPLQAMPFIDGTEVDFVREGLNQIFKFHNPKAQNECGCGESFGV, translated from the coding sequence ATGGACATGCATTCAGGAACGTTTAATCCACAGGATTTCGCCTGGCAAGGCTTAACGTTAACACCCGCAGCCGCGGCGCATATACGTGATTTAGTCGCGAAGCAGTCGGGTATGGTTGGCGTGCGTTTGGGCGTCAAACAAACAGGCTGCGCGGGCTTTGGCTATGTGCTCGACAGCGTCAGCGAGCCAGAGAAAGATGATCTGCTGTTTGAACGTGACGGCGCGAAGCTGTACGTCCCGCTACAAGCGATGCCGTTTATTGATGGCACGGAAGTCGATTTCGTTCGCGAAGGACTCAATCAGATATTCAAATTTCACAACCCGAAAGCCCAGAATGAATGTGGCTGTGGCGAAAGCTTTGGGGTATAG
- the sufE gene encoding cysteine desulfuration protein SufE encodes MAVLPDKEKLLRNFLRCTNWEEKYLYIIELGQRLPELRDEDRSPQNSIQGCQSQVWIVMRQNAQGIIELQGDSDAAIVKGLIAVVFILYDQMTPQDIVNFDVRPWFEKMALTQHLTPSRSQGLEAMIRAIRAKAAALS; translated from the coding sequence ATGGCTGTATTGCCGGATAAAGAAAAATTGCTGCGTAACTTTTTACGCTGCACCAACTGGGAAGAGAAATATCTCTACATTATTGAACTGGGACAGCGTCTGCCAGAATTACGCGACGAAGACAGAAGCCCGCAAAATAGTATTCAGGGATGCCAGAGTCAGGTATGGATTGTAATGCGCCAGAATGCGCAGGGAATTATTGAATTGCAGGGCGACAGCGATGCGGCCATTGTGAAAGGGCTTATTGCGGTCGTTTTTATTCTCTACGATCAAATGACGCCGCAGGATATTGTCAATTTCGATGTGCGCCCGTGGTTTGAAAAAATGGCGCTCACCCAACATCTCACCCCATCACGCTCACAAGGTCTGGAAGCGATGATTCGCGCAATTCGCGCCAAAGCCGCTGCACTTAGCTAA
- the sufB gene encoding Fe-S cluster assembly protein SufB — translation MSRNTEATDDVKTWTGGPLNYKEGFFTQLATDELAKGINEEVVRAISAKRNEPEWMLEFRLSAYRAWLEMEEPHWLKAHYDKLNYQDYSYYSAPSCGNCDDNCASEPGAVQQTGANAFLSKEVEAAFEQLGVPVREGKEVAVDAIFDSVSVATTYREKLAEQGIIFCSFGEAIHDHPELVKKYLGTVVPGNDNFFAALNAAVASDGTFIYVPKGVRCPMELSTYFRINAEKTGQFERTILVADEDSYVSYIEGCSAPVRDSYQLHAAVVEVIIHKNAEVKYSTVQNWFPGDNNTGGILNFVTKRALCEGENSKMSWTQSETGSAITWKYPSCILRGDNSIGEFYSVALTSGHQQADTGTKMIHIGKNTKSTIISKGISAGHSQNSYRGLVKIMPTATNARNFTQCDSMLIGANCGAHTFPYVECRNNSAQLEHEATTSRIGEDQLFYCLQRGISEEDAISMIVNGFCKDVFSELPLEFAVEAQKLLAISLEHSVG, via the coding sequence ATGTCTCGTAATACTGAAGCAACTGACGATGTCAAAACATGGACCGGCGGCCCGCTGAATTATAAAGAAGGATTCTTCACCCAATTAGCGACTGATGAGCTGGCTAAGGGCATAAACGAAGAGGTGGTGCGCGCAATTTCGGCGAAGCGTAATGAGCCGGAGTGGATGCTGGAGTTTCGTCTCAGCGCCTATCGCGCATGGCTGGAGATGGAAGAGCCGCACTGGCTGAAAGCGCACTACGACAAGCTGAATTATCAGGATTACAGCTACTACTCGGCACCATCGTGCGGTAATTGTGACGACAACTGCGCGTCTGAACCCGGCGCGGTGCAGCAAACTGGCGCGAACGCCTTTTTAAGTAAAGAGGTGGAGGCGGCGTTTGAGCAGTTGGGCGTTCCCGTGCGGGAAGGCAAAGAGGTGGCGGTGGATGCCATTTTCGACTCTGTTTCGGTTGCCACCACTTATCGCGAAAAACTGGCGGAGCAGGGAATTATCTTCTGTTCCTTTGGCGAGGCGATTCACGATCACCCGGAACTGGTGAAGAAATATCTCGGCACCGTGGTACCCGGGAATGACAACTTCTTTGCCGCGCTTAATGCGGCGGTGGCCTCTGACGGTACGTTTATTTATGTGCCTAAAGGCGTGCGCTGCCCGATGGAGCTCTCCACCTATTTCCGCATTAACGCGGAAAAAACCGGGCAGTTTGAGCGCACCATTCTGGTGGCCGATGAAGACAGCTACGTCAGCTACATTGAAGGCTGTTCCGCTCCGGTGCGTGACAGCTATCAGTTACACGCGGCGGTGGTGGAAGTCATCATCCATAAAAACGCTGAGGTGAAATACTCCACGGTACAAAACTGGTTCCCTGGCGATAACAACACCGGCGGTATTCTCAATTTCGTCACCAAGCGTGCTTTGTGCGAAGGCGAAAACAGCAAAATGTCATGGACGCAATCAGAAACCGGGTCAGCCATTACGTGGAAATATCCCAGCTGCATTCTGCGCGGCGATAACTCCATTGGTGAGTTTTACTCAGTGGCACTGACCAGCGGTCATCAGCAAGCGGATACCGGCACCAAGATGATCCACATCGGTAAAAACACTAAATCAACCATTATCTCGAAAGGGATCTCCGCCGGACACAGCCAGAACAGTTATCGTGGATTAGTGAAAATCATGCCGACGGCAACCAATGCACGCAACTTCACTCAATGCGACTCAATGCTGATTGGCGCCAACTGCGGGGCGCATACCTTCCCGTATGTCGAGTGTCGTAACAACAGTGCGCAACTGGAGCACGAGGCAACCACATCGCGCATTGGCGAAGATCAACTGTTTTACTGCCTGCAGCGCGGGATCAGCGAAGAAGACGCCATCTCGATGATTGTTAATGGTTTCTGCAAAGATGTGTTCTCGGAACTGCCACTGGAATTTGCCGTTGAAGCACAAAAACTCCTCGCCATCAGTCTTGAGCATAGCGTCGGATAA
- the sufC gene encoding Fe-S cluster assembly ATPase SufC has translation MLSIKDLHVSVEDKAILRGLSLDVRPGEVHAIMGPNGSGKSTLSATLAGREDYEVTDGTVEFKGKDLLALSPEDRAGEGIFMAFQYPVEIPGVSNQFFLQTALNAVRSYRGQETLDRFDFQDLMEEKIALLKMPEDLLTRSVNVGFSGGEKKRNDILQMAVLEPELCILDESDSGLDIDALKVVADGVNSLRDGKRSFIIVTHYQRILDYIKPDYVHVLYQGRIVKSGDFTLVKQLEEQGYGWLSEQQ, from the coding sequence ATGTTAAGTATTAAAGATTTACACGTCAGCGTGGAAGATAAAGCTATCCTGCGCGGATTAAGCCTCGACGTTCGTCCCGGCGAAGTTCACGCCATTATGGGACCAAACGGTTCGGGTAAAAGTACCTTATCGGCAACGCTTGCCGGGCGCGAAGATTATGAAGTGACGGACGGCACAGTTGAGTTTAAAGGCAAAGATTTGCTTGCGTTGTCGCCGGAAGATCGCGCAGGCGAAGGCATCTTTATGGCCTTCCAGTATCCGGTGGAGATCCCTGGCGTCAGTAACCAGTTTTTCCTGCAAACGGCGCTCAATGCGGTGCGTAGTTATCGCGGTCAGGAAACGCTCGACCGCTTCGATTTTCAGGATTTGATGGAAGAAAAAATCGCTCTCCTGAAGATGCCGGAAGATTTATTAACGCGTTCGGTCAACGTTGGTTTTTCCGGTGGTGAGAAAAAGCGCAACGATATTTTGCAAATGGCGGTGCTGGAACCGGAGTTATGCATTCTTGATGAGTCGGACTCCGGGCTGGATATCGATGCATTAAAAGTGGTTGCCGATGGCGTGAACTCGCTGCGTGATGGCAAGCGTTCGTTCATTATCGTGACGCACTACCAACGCATTCTTGACTATATCAAGCCTGATTACGTCCACGTGCTATATCAGGGGCGAATTGTGAAATCCGGTGATTTCACGTTGGTCAAACAACTGGAGGAGCAGGGTTATGGCTGGCTTAGCGAACAGCAGTAA
- the ldtE gene encoding L,D-transpeptidase LdtE, which yields MKRASLLTLTLIGAFSAIQTAWAVDYPLPPTGSRLVGQNQTYTVQEGDKNLQAIARRFDTAAMLILEANNTIAPVPKPGTTITIPSQLLLPDAPRQGIIVNLAELRLYYYPPGENIVQVYPIGIGLQGLETPVMETRVGQKIPNPTWTPTAGIRQRSLERGIKLPPVVPAGPNNPLGRYALRLAHGNGEYLIHGTSAPDSVGLRVSSGCMRMNAADIKALFSSVRTGTPVRVINEPVKYSVEPNGMRYVEVHRPLSAEEQQNVQTMPYALPAGFTQFKDNKAVDQKLVDKALYRRAGYPVAVSSGATPAASNAPAVESAQNGEPEQGNMLRATQ from the coding sequence ATGAAACGCGCGTCTTTACTAACACTGACTCTTATCGGCGCTTTCAGCGCCATTCAGACAGCCTGGGCGGTAGATTACCCGCTCCCACCAACCGGAAGCCGACTGGTTGGGCAAAATCAAACCTATACGGTGCAAGAGGGGGATAAAAACCTTCAGGCTATTGCCCGCCGTTTTGATACTGCGGCAATGTTGATCCTTGAAGCCAATAACACAATTGCTCCGGTGCCAAAACCAGGCACGACAATAACCATTCCTTCGCAACTGTTATTACCTGATGCACCGCGCCAGGGGATAATTGTGAACCTTGCGGAACTGCGTCTTTATTATTATCCGCCGGGAGAAAATATCGTGCAGGTCTACCCGATAGGCATTGGCTTACAGGGGCTGGAAACGCCGGTGATGGAAACACGGGTAGGGCAGAAAATCCCCAATCCTACCTGGACGCCCACGGCGGGTATTCGTCAGCGTTCACTGGAGCGAGGCATCAAATTACCGCCTGTTGTTCCAGCCGGGCCGAATAACCCTCTGGGACGCTACGCACTGCGCCTGGCGCACGGCAACGGCGAATACCTCATTCATGGCACCAGTGCGCCGGACAGCGTTGGTTTGCGCGTCAGTTCAGGCTGTATGCGTATGAACGCGGCGGACATTAAAGCACTGTTCTCCAGTGTGAGAACGGGAACGCCGGTAAGAGTGATCAACGAACCGGTAAAATACTCTGTAGAACCGAACGGGATGCGTTATGTTGAAGTGCATCGACCGTTATCGGCAGAAGAACAGCAGAACGTTCAGACAATGCCGTACGCACTGCCTGCAGGCTTCACGCAATTTAAAGACAATAAGGCTGTAGATCAGAAGTTAGTCGATAAAGCATTGTATCGTCGGGCAGGGTATCCGGTAGCGGTAAGCAGCGGAGCGACACCCGCAGCCAGCAATGCGCCTGCAGTAGAGTCAGCGCAGAATGGTGAACCAGAGCAAGGAAATATGTTACGAGCGACGCAATAG
- the ydiJ gene encoding D-2-hydroxyglutarate dehydrogenase YdiJ — protein MIPQISQAPGVVQLVLNFLQELEQQGFTGDTATSYADRLTMSTDNSIYQLLPDAVVFPRSTADVALIARLAAQERYTSLIFTPRGGGTGTNGQALNQGIIVDMSRHMNRIIEINPEEGWVRVEAGVIKDQLNQYLKPFGYFFAPELSTSNRATLGGMINTDASGQGSLVYGKTSDHVLGVRAVLLGGDILDTQPLPVELAETLGKTNTAIGRIYNTVYQRCRQQRQLIIDKFPKLNRFLTGYDLRHVFNDEMTEFDLTRILTGSEGTLAFITEARLDITRLPKVRRLVNVKYDSFDSALRNAPFMVEARALSVETVDSKVLNLAREDIVWHSVSELITNVPDKEMLGLNIVEFAGDDEALIDERVNSLCARLDELIASQQAGVIGWQVCSELAGVERIYAMRKKAVGLLGNAKGAAKPIPFAEDTCVPPEHLADYIAEFRALLDSHGLSYGMFGHVDAGVLHVRPALDMCDPQQEILMKQISDDVVALTAKYGGLLWGEHGKGFRAEYSPAFFGEELFAELRKVKAAFDPHNRLNPGKICPPEGIDAPMMKVDAVKRGTFDRQIPIAVRQQWRGAMECNGNGLCFNFDARSPMCPSMKITQNRIHSPKGRATLVREWLRLLADRGVDPLKLEQELPESGVSLRTLIARMRNSWHANKGEYDFSHEVKEAMSGCLACKACSTQCPIKIDVPEFRSRFLQLYHTRYLRPLRDHLVATVESYAPLMARAPKTFNFFINQPLVRKLSEKHIGMVDLPLLSVPSLQQQMVGHRSANMTLEQLEALSTEQKARTVLVVQDPFTSYYDAQVVADFVRLVEKLGFQPVLLPFSPNGKAQHIKGFLNRFAKTAKKTADFLNRMAKLGMPMVGVDPALVLCYRDEYKLALGEARGEFNVLLANEWLASALQSQPVTAVSGESWYFFGHCTEVTALPGAPAQWAAIFARFGAKLENVSVGCCGMAGTYGHEAKNHKNSLGIYELSWHQAMQRLPRNRCLATGYSCRSQVKRVEGTGVRHPVQALLEIIK, from the coding sequence ATGATTCCACAGATTTCCCAGGCACCCGGCGTCGTTCAACTGGTGCTTAATTTTTTGCAAGAGCTGGAGCAACAGGGTTTTACTGGCGATACGGCAACAAGCTATGCCGATCGTCTGACAATGTCGACCGACAACAGTATTTACCAACTTCTCCCCGATGCGGTGGTATTTCCGCGTTCAACCGCAGATGTGGCGTTAATTGCCCGTCTGGCCGCGCAGGAACGCTATACATCGCTGATCTTCACCCCGCGTGGCGGCGGTACTGGCACTAACGGTCAGGCGCTCAACCAGGGGATTATTGTTGATATGTCCCGCCATATGAACCGCATCATCGAAATTAACCCTGAAGAGGGCTGGGTGCGCGTTGAGGCCGGGGTGATAAAAGACCAACTGAATCAGTACCTGAAACCATTTGGCTACTTTTTTGCGCCAGAACTTTCGACCAGCAACCGGGCAACACTCGGCGGGATGATTAATACTGATGCTTCCGGCCAGGGATCGCTGGTCTATGGGAAAACGTCAGATCACGTGTTGGGCGTGCGGGCGGTGTTGTTGGGGGGGGATATTCTCGATACGCAACCTTTACCCGTCGAACTTGCTGAAACGTTGGGTAAAACCAATACCGCTATCGGGCGGATCTACAACACTGTTTATCAACGCTGCCGCCAGCAACGCCAGTTAATCATCGACAAATTCCCCAAACTTAACCGCTTTCTTACCGGTTACGATCTACGTCATGTCTTTAACGATGAAATGACCGAGTTCGATTTGACACGCATTCTGACCGGCTCAGAAGGGACGCTGGCCTTTATTACCGAAGCGCGGCTGGATATTACGCGCTTGCCTAAAGTGCGCCGTCTGGTGAACGTCAAATATGACTCTTTTGACTCCGCGCTGCGTAATGCGCCGTTTATGGTTGAGGCGCGTGCGCTTTCGGTAGAGACGGTAGACTCAAAAGTGCTGAATCTGGCGCGGGAAGATATTGTCTGGCATTCCGTCAGCGAACTGATTACCAATGTGCCAGACAAAGAGATGCTCGGGCTGAACATTGTTGAATTTGCCGGAGATGATGAGGCGCTGATTGACGAGCGGGTAAATTCACTCTGTGCGCGGCTGGATGAACTGATTGCCAGCCAGCAGGCAGGGGTGATCGGCTGGCAGGTGTGCAGTGAGCTGGCAGGTGTTGAGCGTATTTATGCAATGCGCAAAAAAGCCGTCGGCTTGCTCGGCAATGCCAAAGGAGCAGCCAAACCGATTCCATTTGCCGAAGATACCTGCGTGCCGCCGGAACATCTGGCAGATTATATTGCTGAATTTCGCGCACTGCTCGACAGCCACGGCTTGAGTTATGGCATGTTCGGTCATGTTGATGCGGGGGTATTGCACGTCCGTCCGGCGCTGGATATGTGCGATCCGCAACAAGAGATCTTGATGAAGCAAATCTCTGATGACGTGGTGGCGCTGACTGCAAAATACGGTGGCTTGTTGTGGGGCGAGCACGGTAAAGGTTTTCGTGCCGAATACAGTCCGGCGTTTTTCGGTGAGGAGCTTTTCGCAGAACTGCGTAAGGTTAAAGCGGCGTTTGATCCGCATAACCGACTAAATCCAGGGAAAATCTGCCCTCCAGAAGGTATTGACGCGCCAATGATGAAAGTGGACGCGGTGAAGCGTGGTACATTTGACCGGCAGATCCCCATCGCGGTACGCCAGCAGTGGCGCGGGGCAATGGAATGTAATGGCAACGGTTTGTGCTTCAACTTTGATGCCCGCAGCCCGATGTGTCCGTCAATGAAGATTACTCAGAACCGCATTCATTCACCGAAAGGGCGTGCAACGCTGGTGCGTGAATGGTTACGTTTGCTGGCGGATCGCGGCGTTGATCCTCTGAAACTGGAGCAAGAGCTACCAGAGTCTGGCGTCAGCTTGCGCACGTTAATTGCCCGTATGCGCAATAGCTGGCATGCAAATAAAGGCGAATATGACTTCTCGCACGAAGTGAAAGAGGCAATGTCGGGCTGCCTGGCCTGTAAAGCCTGTTCGACTCAGTGTCCGATCAAAATTGACGTACCGGAGTTCCGCTCTCGTTTCCTGCAACTCTATCACACACGTTATCTACGCCCATTGCGCGATCATCTGGTGGCAACGGTCGAAAGTTACGCACCGCTGATGGCGCGTGCGCCAAAGACTTTTAACTTCTTCATTAACCAGCCGCTGGTGCGCAAACTCTCGGAAAAACACATCGGTATGGTCGATTTGCCGCTGCTTTCAGTGCCGTCGCTGCAACAACAAATGGTGGGGCATCGCTCGGCAAACATGACGCTGGAACAGCTTGAAGCGCTCAGTACAGAGCAGAAAGCGCGCACGGTGCTGGTGGTGCAGGACCCCTTTACCAGCTATTACGATGCGCAAGTGGTGGCGGATTTTGTCCGTCTGGTCGAAAAATTAGGTTTCCAGCCTGTGTTACTGCCATTTTCGCCAAATGGCAAAGCCCAGCATATCAAAGGTTTTCTTAATCGTTTTGCGAAGACGGCGAAAAAGACGGCGGATTTCCTCAACCGTATGGCGAAGCTGGGGATGCCAATGGTGGGTGTCGATCCGGCTCTGGTGCTCTGTTATCGCGATGAATATAAACTGGCTCTGGGCGAGGCGCGTGGCGAGTTTAACGTCTTACTGGCGAATGAATGGCTGGCAAGCGCGCTTCAGTCACAGCCAGTGACAGCAGTCAGCGGTGAATCATGGTATTTCTTTGGTCACTGTACCGAAGTTACCGCCTTGCCGGGTGCACCAGCACAATGGGCCGCGATATTTGCCCGTTTTGGCGCGAAACTGGAAAATGTCAGCGTGGGTTGCTGCGGCATGGCAGGGACTTACGGACATGAAGCGAAAAACCATAAAAATTCGCTCGGGATCTATGAGTTATCCTGGCATCAGGCTATGCAGCGACTGCCGCGTAACCGCTGTCTGGCGACCGGATATTCCTGCCGCAGCCAGGTAAAACGGGTTGAAGGCACGGGGGTACGCCATCCCGTGCAGGCATTACTGGAGATTATTAAATGA
- the sufD gene encoding Fe-S cluster assembly protein SufD — translation MAGLANSSNALQQWHHLFEAEGAKRSPQAQQHLQQLLRTGLPTRKHEHWKYTPLEGLTNSQFVSIAGDISPQQRDALALTLDAVRLVFVDGRYMPALSDASEGSGYDVSVNDNRQGLPDAIQPEVFLHLTESLAQSVTHIAVKRGQRPAKPLLLMHITQGVAGEGVNTAHYRHHLDLAEGAEATVIEHFVSLNDARHFTGARFTINVAANAHLQHIKLAFENPVSHHFAHNDLLLADDATAFSHSFLLGGTVLRHNTSTQLNGENSTLRINSLAMPVKNEVCDTRTWLEHNKGFCNSRQLHKTIVSDKGRAVFNGLINVAQHAIKTDGQMTNNNLLMGKLAEVDTKPQLEIYADDVKCSHGATVGRIDDEQMFYLRSRGINQQDAQQMIIYAFAAELTEALRDDGLKQQVLARIGQRLPGGTR, via the coding sequence ATGGCTGGCTTAGCGAACAGCAGTAACGCGCTGCAACAGTGGCATCACTTGTTTGAGGCTGAAGGGGCAAAACGCTCCCCGCAAGCTCAGCAGCATTTACAGCAATTGCTGCGTACCGGTCTGCCGACACGTAAACATGAGCACTGGAAATATACGCCGCTGGAAGGGCTGACCAATAGCCAGTTTGTCAGCATTGCGGGTGATATATCCCCGCAACAACGCGATGCCTTAGCGTTAACGTTAGACGCCGTGCGGCTGGTGTTTGTCGATGGACGTTACATGCCAGCGCTTAGCGATGCAAGTGAAGGCAGCGGGTATGATGTAAGCGTTAACGACAACCGTCAGGGGCTGCCCGATGCCATTCAGCCAGAAGTCTTTTTGCATTTGACGGAAAGCCTGGCACAAAGCGTTACGCATATTGCCGTGAAGCGCGGTCAACGGCCTGCAAAGCCATTGCTGTTAATGCATATTACCCAGGGCGTGGCAGGTGAAGGGGTGAACACCGCTCATTACCGCCATCATCTGGATCTGGCGGAAGGTGCCGAAGCGACGGTGATTGAACATTTTGTCAGCCTTAATGATGCGCGCCATTTTACCGGCGCGCGCTTCACTATCAACGTCGCAGCAAACGCCCACTTGCAGCATATCAAGCTGGCGTTTGAAAACCCGGTCAGCCACCACTTTGCCCATAACGATTTACTGCTGGCGGACGATGCCACCGCATTTAGCCACAGTTTCCTGCTTGGTGGCACCGTGTTACGGCACAACACCAGTACGCAACTCAATGGCGAAAACAGCACGCTGCGGATCAATAGCCTGGCGATGCCGGTGAAAAATGAAGTATGCGATACCCGCACCTGGCTTGAACACAATAAAGGTTTTTGTAATAGCCGCCAGTTGCACAAAACTATCGTCAGCGACAAAGGCCGCGCGGTATTTAACGGTTTGATTAACGTCGCGCAGCATGCCATCAAGACTGACGGCCAGATGACCAATAATAATCTGCTGATGGGCAAGCTGGCGGAAGTGGATACCAAACCGCAGCTGGAAATCTATGCCGATGATGTGAAATGCAGCCACGGCGCGACGGTGGGGCGTATTGATGATGAGCAAATGTTCTATCTGCGTTCGCGTGGGATCAATCAGCAGGATGCCCAGCAGATGATCATCTACGCCTTTGCTGCCGAACTGACGGAAGCCTTGCGCGATGATGGTCTTAAACAGCAGGTGCTGGCTCGAATCGGCCAACGACTGCCGGGAGGTACAAGATGA
- a CDS encoding YdiH family protein has protein sequence MSTQLDPTQLAIEFLRRDQSNLSPAQYLKRLKQLELEFADLLTLSSTELKEEIYFAWRLGVH, from the coding sequence ATGTCTACTCAACTTGATCCCACCCAGCTGGCCATTGAATTTTTACGCCGTGACCAAAGCAATCTTTCACCCGCTCAATATCTCAAGCGTCTGAAACAACTAGAGCTTGAATTTGCTGATCTGCTTACTCTTTCGTCTACGGAACTGAAAGAAGAAATCTACTTCGCCTGGCGTCTGGGCGTGCATTAA
- the lpp gene encoding murein lipoprotein Lpp gives MKATKLVLGAVILGSTLLAGCSSNAKIDQLSSDVQTLNAKVDQLSNDVNAMRSDVQAAKDDAARANQRLDNMATKYRK, from the coding sequence ATGAAAGCTACTAAACTGGTACTGGGCGCGGTAATCCTGGGTTCTACTCTGCTGGCAGGTTGCTCCAGCAACGCTAAAATCGATCAGCTGTCTTCTGACGTTCAGACTCTGAACGCTAAAGTTGACCAGCTGAGCAACGACGTGAACGCAATGCGTTCCGACGTTCAGGCTGCTAAAGATGACGCAGCTCGTGCTAACCAGCGTCTGGACAACATGGCTACTAAATACCGCAAGTAA
- the sufS gene encoding cysteine desulfurase SufS — protein sequence MTFSVDKVRADFPVLSREVNGLPLAYLDSAASAQKPSQVIDAEAEFYRHGYAAVHRGIHTLSAQATEKMENVRKRASLFINARSAEELVFVRGTTEGINLVANSWGNSNVRAGDNIIISQMEHHANIVPWQMLCARVGAELRVIPLNPDGTLQLDTLPNLFDEKTRLLAITHVSNVLGTENPLPEMITLAHQHGAKVLVDGAQAVMHHPVDVQALDCDFYVFSGHKLYGPTGIGILYVKEALLQEMPPWEGGGSMIATVSLSEGTTWTKAPWRFEAGTPNTGGIIGLGAALEYVSALGLNNIAEYEQNLMHYALSQLAAVPDLTLYGPPDRLGVIAFNLGKHHAYDVGSFLDNYGIAVRTGHHCAMPLMAYYNVPAMCRASLAMYNTHEEVDRLVTGLQRIHRLLG from the coding sequence ATGACTTTTTCCGTCGACAAAGTGCGGGCCGACTTTCCGGTGCTTTCGCGTGAGGTGAACGGTCTGCCACTGGCTTATCTCGACAGCGCCGCCAGTGCGCAGAAACCGAGCCAGGTAATTGACGCCGAGGCTGAGTTTTATCGTCACGGCTACGCCGCGGTGCATCGCGGTATTCATACGTTAAGCGCCCAGGCGACCGAGAAAATGGAGAACGTGCGCAAGCGGGCATCGTTGTTTATCAATGCCCGTTCGGCGGAAGAGCTGGTGTTCGTCCGCGGCACGACGGAAGGGATCAATCTGGTCGCCAATAGCTGGGGCAACAGCAACGTGCGGGCAGGCGATAACATCATCATCAGTCAGATGGAGCACCACGCTAACATTGTTCCCTGGCAGATGCTTTGCGCACGCGTTGGTGCAGAGCTACGGGTGATCCCGCTTAACCCGGATGGCACGCTGCAACTGGATACACTGCCCAATCTGTTCGACGAGAAAACCCGACTGCTGGCAATTACTCACGTGTCTAATGTGCTGGGGACGGAAAATCCGCTGCCGGAAATGATCACGCTTGCGCACCAGCATGGCGCAAAAGTGCTGGTGGATGGCGCTCAGGCAGTGATGCATCATCCGGTGGATGTTCAGGCACTGGATTGCGATTTTTACGTGTTTTCCGGGCATAAACTGTATGGCCCCACCGGGATTGGCATTCTTTATGTCAAAGAAGCCTTGTTGCAGGAGATGCCGCCGTGGGAAGGTGGCGGTTCTATGATCGCCACCGTCAGCCTGAGTGAAGGCACTACCTGGACTAAAGCGCCATGGCGGTTTGAAGCCGGTACGCCCAATACCGGAGGTATTATTGGCCTTGGCGCGGCGCTGGAGTATGTTTCGGCGCTTGGGCTTAATAACATAGCCGAGTATGAACAGAATCTGATGCATTACGCATTGTCGCAGTTGGCAGCGGTGCCGGATCTTACGCTCTATGGTCCGCCGGACAGACTTGGCGTTATTGCCTTTAATCTCGGTAAACACCACGCCTATGACGTCGGCAGTTTTCTTGATAACTACGGTATTGCTGTGCGTACCGGACATCACTGTGCAATGCCATTAATGGCCTATTACAATGTCCCCGCGATGTGTCGGGCGTCGCTGGCAATGTACAACACCCATGAAGAAGTGGATCGTCTGGTAACTGGATTGCAACGTATTCATCGTCTACTGGGGTAA
- the menI gene encoding 1,4-dihydroxy-2-naphthoyl-CoA hydrolase, with translation MIWKRKITLEALNAMGDGNMVGLLDIRFEHIGDDTLEATMPVDSRTKQPFGLLHGGASVVLAESIGSVAGYLCTEGEQKVVGLEINANHVRSAREGRVRGVCKPLHLGSRHQVWQIEIFDENERLCCSSRLTTAIL, from the coding sequence ATGATATGGAAACGTAAAATCACCCTTGAAGCACTGAATGCCATGGGTGATGGAAACATGGTGGGGTTGTTGGATATTCGCTTTGAACATATTGGTGATGACACCCTTGAAGCGACAATGCCAGTAGACTCGCGGACAAAGCAGCCTTTCGGGTTGCTGCATGGAGGTGCCTCCGTGGTACTGGCCGAAAGTATCGGTTCAGTTGCCGGGTATTTATGTACCGAAGGTGAGCAAAAAGTGGTTGGTCTGGAAATCAATGCTAACCACGTCCGCTCGGCACGAGAAGGGCGGGTACGCGGCGTATGCAAACCGTTGCATCTCGGTTCGCGGCATCAGGTCTGGCAGATCGAAATATTCGATGAAAACGAGCGTTTGTGTTGTTCATCACGATTGACGACCGCCATTTTGTGA